Proteins from a genomic interval of Lemur catta isolate mLemCat1 chromosome 17, mLemCat1.pri, whole genome shotgun sequence:
- the FGFR3 gene encoding fibroblast growth factor receptor 3 isoform X2 has translation MGVPARALALCVAVAVVAGVASESPGTEQRVAGRAADVLGPDSGQQEQLVFSSGDIVELSCHPPGGGPMGPTVWVKDGTGLVPSERILVGPRRLQVLNASHEDTGAYSCWQRLTQRLLCHFSVRVTDAPSSGDDEDSEDEAEDAGAPYWTRPERMDKKLLAVPAANTVRFRCPAAGNPTPSISWLKNGKEFRGEHRIGGIKLRHQQWSLVMESVVPSDRGNYTCVVENKFGSLRQTYTLDVLERSPHRPILQAGLPANQTAVLGSDVEFHCKVYSDAQPHIQWLKHVEVNGSKVGPDGTPYVTVLKSWISESVEADARLRLANVSERDGGEYLCRATNFIGVAEKAFWLRVHGPRAAEEELAEAGEASSVYTGVLSYGAGFFLFILVVAAVTLCRLRSPPKKGLGSPTVHKISRFPLKRQVSLESNSSMNSNTPLVRIARLSSGEGPTLADVSELELPADPKWELPRARLTLGKPLGEGCFGQVVMAEAIGIDKDRAAKPVTVAVKMLKDNATDKDLSDLVSEMEMMKMIGTHKNIINLLGACTQGGPLYVLVEYAAKGNLREYLRARRPPGMDYSFDTCKLPEEQLTFKDLVSCAYQVARGMEYLASQKCIHRDLAARNVLVTEDNVMKIADFGLARDVHNLDYYKKTTNGRLPVKWMAPEALFDRVYTHQSDVWSFGVLLWEIFTLGGSPYPGIPVEELFKLLKEGHRMDKPANCTHDLYMVMRECWHAAPSQRPTFKQLVEDLDRILTVTSTDEYLDLSVPFEQYSPGGQDTPSSSSSGDDSVFAHDLLPPAPSSSGGQRT, from the exons ATGGGCGTCCCGGCCCGCGCCCTCGCGCTCTGCGTGGCCGTGGCCGTCGTGGCCGGCGTCGCCTCAGAGTCCCCGGGCACGGAGCAGCGCGTCGCGGGGAGAGCGGCAG ATGTCCTAGGGCCTGATTCCGGCCAGCAGGAGCAGTTGGTGTTCAGCAGCGGGGACATTGTGGAGCTGAGCTGCCACCCACCCGGAGGTGGTCCCATGGGGCCCACTGTCTGGGTGAAGGACGGCACAGGGCTGGTGCCCTCAGAGCGCATCCTGGTGGGGCCCCGGCGGCTGCAGGTGCTAAATGCCTCCCATGAGGACACAGGGGCCTACAGCTGCTGGCAGAGGCTCACCCAGCGCCTGCTCTGCCACTTCAGTGTGCGTGTGACAG ATGCTCCGTCCTCAGGAGATGATGAAGATAGTGAGGACGAGGCTGAAGATGCAG GGGCCCCTTACTGGACTCGGCCTGAGCGGATGGACAAGAAGCTACTGGCTGTGCCGGCCGCCAACACTGTTCGCTTCCGCTGCCCGGCCGCCGGCAACCCCACTCCATCCATCTCCTGGCTGAAGAATGGCAAGGAGTTCCGAGGCGAGCATCGCATTGGGGGCATCAAG CTGCGGCACCAGCAGTGGAGCCTGGTCATGGAGAGCGTGGTGCCCTCGGACCGCGGCAACTACACGTGCGTGGTGGAGAACAAGTTCGGCAGCCTGCGCCAGACGTACACGCTGGACGTGCTGG AGCGCTCCCCGCACCGCCCCATCCTGCAGGCGGGGCTGCCGGCCAACCAGACGGCAGTGCTGGGCAGCGACGTGGAGTTCCACTGCAAGGTGTACAGTGATGCGCAGCCCCACATCCAGTGGCTCAAGCATGTGGAGGTGAATGGCAGCAAGGTGGGCCCCGACGGCACGCCCTACGTCACTGTGCTTAAG TCCTGGATCAGTGAGAGTGTGGAGGCTGACGCGCGCCTCCGCCTGGCCAATGTGTCGGAGCGGGACGGGGGCGAGTACCTCTGTCGAGCCACCAATTTCATAGGCGTGGCCGAGAAGGCCTTTTGGCTGCGCGTTCACGGGCCCCGAGCAG CCGAGGAGGAGCTGGCAGAAGCCGGCGAGGCCAGCAGCGTGTACACGGGTGTTCTCAGCTACGGGGCGGGCTTCTTCCTGTTCATCCTGGTGGTGGCGGCCGTGACACTCTGCCGCCTACGCAGCCCCCCCAAGAAGGGCCTGGGCTCTCCCACTGTGCACAAGATCTCTCGCTTCCCGCTCAAGCGACAG GTGTCCTTGGAGTCCAACTCGTCCATGAACTCCAACACCCCGCTGGTCCGCATCGCTCGGTTGTCTTCAGGAGAGGGGCCCACATTGGCTGACGTCTCTGAGCTTGAGCTGCCAGCTGACCCCAAGTGGGAGCTGCCCCGGGCCCG GCTGACCCTGGGCAAGCCTCTCGGGGAGGGCTGCTTTGGCCAGGTGGTCATGGCGGAGGCCATTGGCATTGACAAGGACCGGGCTGCCAAGCCTGTCACTGTGGCCGTGAAGATGCTGAAAG ACAATGCCACCGACAAGGACCTGTCCGACCTGGTGTCGGAGATGGAGATGATGAAGATGATCGGCACACACAAGAACATCATCAACCTGCTGGGCGCCTGCACGCAGGGTG GGCCCCTGTACGTGCTGGTAGAGTACGCTGCCAAGGGCAACCTGCGTGAGTACCTACGGGCGCGGCGGCCCCCGGGCATGGACTACTCCTTCGACACCTGCAAGCTGCCTGAGGAGCAGCTCACCTTCAAGGACCTGGTGTCCTGTGCCTACCAGGTGGCCCGGGGCATGGAGTACCTGGCCTCGCAGAAG tgcatCCATAGGGACCTGGCTGCCCGCAATGTGCTCGTGACTGAGGACAATGTGATGAAGATCGCAGACTTTGGCCTGGCCCGAGATGTACACAACCTCGACTACTACAAGAAGACCACCAAC ggCCGGCTGCCCGTGAAGTGGATGGCGCCTGAGGCCCTGTTTGACCGAGTCTACACCCACCAGAGTGACGT CTGGTCCTTCGGGGTCCTGCTCTGGGAGATCTTCACGCTGGGGGGCTCACCATACCCTGGCATCCCCGTGGAGGAGCTCTTTAAACTGCTGAAGGAGGGCCACCGAATGGACAAGCCGGCCAACTGCACACACGACCT GTACATGGTCATGCGGGAGTGCTGGCACGCCGCGCCCTCCCAGAGGCCCACCTTCAAGCAGCTGGTGGAAGACCTGGACCGCATCCTCACCGTGACATCCACCGAC GAGTACCTGGACCTGTCAGTGCCCTTTGAGCAGTACTCTCCGGGCGGCCAGGACAcccccagctccagctcctctGGGGACGACTCCGTGTTTGCCCACGATCTGCTGCCCCCGGCCCCGTCCAGCAGCGGGGGCCAGAGGACATGA
- the FGFR3 gene encoding fibroblast growth factor receptor 3 isoform X1 has protein sequence MGVPARALALCVAVAVVAGVASESPGTEQRVAGRAADVLGPDSGQQEQLVFSSGDIVELSCHPPGGGPMGPTVWVKDGTGLVPSERILVGPRRLQVLNASHEDTGAYSCWQRLTQRLLCHFSVRVTDAPSSGDDEDSEDEAEDAGAPYWTRPERMDKKLLAVPAANTVRFRCPAAGNPTPSISWLKNGKEFRGEHRIGGIKLRHQQWSLVMESVVPSDRGNYTCVVENKFGSLRQTYTLDVLERSPHRPILQAGLPANQTAVLGSDVEFHCKVYSDAQPHIQWLKHVEVNGSKVGPDGTPYVTVLKSWISESVEADARLRLANVSERDGGEYLCRATNFIGVAEKAFWLRVHGPRAAEEELAEAGEASSVYTGVLSYGAGFFLFILVVAAVTLCRLRSPPKKGLGSPTVHKISRFPLKRQQVSLESNSSMNSNTPLVRIARLSSGEGPTLADVSELELPADPKWELPRARLTLGKPLGEGCFGQVVMAEAIGIDKDRAAKPVTVAVKMLKDNATDKDLSDLVSEMEMMKMIGTHKNIINLLGACTQGGPLYVLVEYAAKGNLREYLRARRPPGMDYSFDTCKLPEEQLTFKDLVSCAYQVARGMEYLASQKCIHRDLAARNVLVTEDNVMKIADFGLARDVHNLDYYKKTTNGRLPVKWMAPEALFDRVYTHQSDVWSFGVLLWEIFTLGGSPYPGIPVEELFKLLKEGHRMDKPANCTHDLYMVMRECWHAAPSQRPTFKQLVEDLDRILTVTSTDEYLDLSVPFEQYSPGGQDTPSSSSSGDDSVFAHDLLPPAPSSSGGQRT, from the exons ATGGGCGTCCCGGCCCGCGCCCTCGCGCTCTGCGTGGCCGTGGCCGTCGTGGCCGGCGTCGCCTCAGAGTCCCCGGGCACGGAGCAGCGCGTCGCGGGGAGAGCGGCAG ATGTCCTAGGGCCTGATTCCGGCCAGCAGGAGCAGTTGGTGTTCAGCAGCGGGGACATTGTGGAGCTGAGCTGCCACCCACCCGGAGGTGGTCCCATGGGGCCCACTGTCTGGGTGAAGGACGGCACAGGGCTGGTGCCCTCAGAGCGCATCCTGGTGGGGCCCCGGCGGCTGCAGGTGCTAAATGCCTCCCATGAGGACACAGGGGCCTACAGCTGCTGGCAGAGGCTCACCCAGCGCCTGCTCTGCCACTTCAGTGTGCGTGTGACAG ATGCTCCGTCCTCAGGAGATGATGAAGATAGTGAGGACGAGGCTGAAGATGCAG GGGCCCCTTACTGGACTCGGCCTGAGCGGATGGACAAGAAGCTACTGGCTGTGCCGGCCGCCAACACTGTTCGCTTCCGCTGCCCGGCCGCCGGCAACCCCACTCCATCCATCTCCTGGCTGAAGAATGGCAAGGAGTTCCGAGGCGAGCATCGCATTGGGGGCATCAAG CTGCGGCACCAGCAGTGGAGCCTGGTCATGGAGAGCGTGGTGCCCTCGGACCGCGGCAACTACACGTGCGTGGTGGAGAACAAGTTCGGCAGCCTGCGCCAGACGTACACGCTGGACGTGCTGG AGCGCTCCCCGCACCGCCCCATCCTGCAGGCGGGGCTGCCGGCCAACCAGACGGCAGTGCTGGGCAGCGACGTGGAGTTCCACTGCAAGGTGTACAGTGATGCGCAGCCCCACATCCAGTGGCTCAAGCATGTGGAGGTGAATGGCAGCAAGGTGGGCCCCGACGGCACGCCCTACGTCACTGTGCTTAAG TCCTGGATCAGTGAGAGTGTGGAGGCTGACGCGCGCCTCCGCCTGGCCAATGTGTCGGAGCGGGACGGGGGCGAGTACCTCTGTCGAGCCACCAATTTCATAGGCGTGGCCGAGAAGGCCTTTTGGCTGCGCGTTCACGGGCCCCGAGCAG CCGAGGAGGAGCTGGCAGAAGCCGGCGAGGCCAGCAGCGTGTACACGGGTGTTCTCAGCTACGGGGCGGGCTTCTTCCTGTTCATCCTGGTGGTGGCGGCCGTGACACTCTGCCGCCTACGCAGCCCCCCCAAGAAGGGCCTGGGCTCTCCCACTGTGCACAAGATCTCTCGCTTCCCGCTCAAGCGACAG CAGGTGTCCTTGGAGTCCAACTCGTCCATGAACTCCAACACCCCGCTGGTCCGCATCGCTCGGTTGTCTTCAGGAGAGGGGCCCACATTGGCTGACGTCTCTGAGCTTGAGCTGCCAGCTGACCCCAAGTGGGAGCTGCCCCGGGCCCG GCTGACCCTGGGCAAGCCTCTCGGGGAGGGCTGCTTTGGCCAGGTGGTCATGGCGGAGGCCATTGGCATTGACAAGGACCGGGCTGCCAAGCCTGTCACTGTGGCCGTGAAGATGCTGAAAG ACAATGCCACCGACAAGGACCTGTCCGACCTGGTGTCGGAGATGGAGATGATGAAGATGATCGGCACACACAAGAACATCATCAACCTGCTGGGCGCCTGCACGCAGGGTG GGCCCCTGTACGTGCTGGTAGAGTACGCTGCCAAGGGCAACCTGCGTGAGTACCTACGGGCGCGGCGGCCCCCGGGCATGGACTACTCCTTCGACACCTGCAAGCTGCCTGAGGAGCAGCTCACCTTCAAGGACCTGGTGTCCTGTGCCTACCAGGTGGCCCGGGGCATGGAGTACCTGGCCTCGCAGAAG tgcatCCATAGGGACCTGGCTGCCCGCAATGTGCTCGTGACTGAGGACAATGTGATGAAGATCGCAGACTTTGGCCTGGCCCGAGATGTACACAACCTCGACTACTACAAGAAGACCACCAAC ggCCGGCTGCCCGTGAAGTGGATGGCGCCTGAGGCCCTGTTTGACCGAGTCTACACCCACCAGAGTGACGT CTGGTCCTTCGGGGTCCTGCTCTGGGAGATCTTCACGCTGGGGGGCTCACCATACCCTGGCATCCCCGTGGAGGAGCTCTTTAAACTGCTGAAGGAGGGCCACCGAATGGACAAGCCGGCCAACTGCACACACGACCT GTACATGGTCATGCGGGAGTGCTGGCACGCCGCGCCCTCCCAGAGGCCCACCTTCAAGCAGCTGGTGGAAGACCTGGACCGCATCCTCACCGTGACATCCACCGAC GAGTACCTGGACCTGTCAGTGCCCTTTGAGCAGTACTCTCCGGGCGGCCAGGACAcccccagctccagctcctctGGGGACGACTCCGTGTTTGCCCACGATCTGCTGCCCCCGGCCCCGTCCAGCAGCGGGGGCCAGAGGACATGA
- the FGFR3 gene encoding fibroblast growth factor receptor 3 isoform X3, translating to MGVPARALALCVAVAVVAGVASESPGTEQRVAGRAADVLGPDSGQQEQLVFSSGDIVELSCHPPGGGPMGPTVWVKDGTGLVPSERILVGPRRLQVLNASHEDTGAYSCWQRLTQRLLCHFSVRVTDAPSSGDDEDSEDEAEDAGAPYWTRPERMDKKLLAVPAANTVRFRCPAAGNPTPSISWLKNGKEFRGEHRIGGIKLRHQQWSLVMESVVPSDRGNYTCVVENKFGSLRQTYTLDVLERSPHRPILQAGLPANQTAVLGSDVEFHCKVYSDAQPHIQWLKHVEVNGSKVGPDGTPYVTVLKTAGANTTDKELEVLSLRNVTFEDAGEYTCLAGNSIGFSHHSAWLAVLPAEEELAEAGEASSVYTGVLSYGAGFFLFILVVAAVTLCRLRSPPKKGLGSPTVHKISRFPLKRQQVSLESNSSMNSNTPLVRIARLSSGEGPTLADVSELELPADPKWELPRARLTLGKPLGEGCFGQVVMAEAIGIDKDRAAKPVTVAVKMLKDNATDKDLSDLVSEMEMMKMIGTHKNIINLLGACTQGGPLYVLVEYAAKGNLREYLRARRPPGMDYSFDTCKLPEEQLTFKDLVSCAYQVARGMEYLASQKCIHRDLAARNVLVTEDNVMKIADFGLARDVHNLDYYKKTTNGRLPVKWMAPEALFDRVYTHQSDVWSFGVLLWEIFTLGGSPYPGIPVEELFKLLKEGHRMDKPANCTHDLYMVMRECWHAAPSQRPTFKQLVEDLDRILTVTSTDEYLDLSVPFEQYSPGGQDTPSSSSSGDDSVFAHDLLPPAPSSSGGQRT from the exons ATGGGCGTCCCGGCCCGCGCCCTCGCGCTCTGCGTGGCCGTGGCCGTCGTGGCCGGCGTCGCCTCAGAGTCCCCGGGCACGGAGCAGCGCGTCGCGGGGAGAGCGGCAG ATGTCCTAGGGCCTGATTCCGGCCAGCAGGAGCAGTTGGTGTTCAGCAGCGGGGACATTGTGGAGCTGAGCTGCCACCCACCCGGAGGTGGTCCCATGGGGCCCACTGTCTGGGTGAAGGACGGCACAGGGCTGGTGCCCTCAGAGCGCATCCTGGTGGGGCCCCGGCGGCTGCAGGTGCTAAATGCCTCCCATGAGGACACAGGGGCCTACAGCTGCTGGCAGAGGCTCACCCAGCGCCTGCTCTGCCACTTCAGTGTGCGTGTGACAG ATGCTCCGTCCTCAGGAGATGATGAAGATAGTGAGGACGAGGCTGAAGATGCAG GGGCCCCTTACTGGACTCGGCCTGAGCGGATGGACAAGAAGCTACTGGCTGTGCCGGCCGCCAACACTGTTCGCTTCCGCTGCCCGGCCGCCGGCAACCCCACTCCATCCATCTCCTGGCTGAAGAATGGCAAGGAGTTCCGAGGCGAGCATCGCATTGGGGGCATCAAG CTGCGGCACCAGCAGTGGAGCCTGGTCATGGAGAGCGTGGTGCCCTCGGACCGCGGCAACTACACGTGCGTGGTGGAGAACAAGTTCGGCAGCCTGCGCCAGACGTACACGCTGGACGTGCTGG AGCGCTCCCCGCACCGCCCCATCCTGCAGGCGGGGCTGCCGGCCAACCAGACGGCAGTGCTGGGCAGCGACGTGGAGTTCCACTGCAAGGTGTACAGTGATGCGCAGCCCCACATCCAGTGGCTCAAGCATGTGGAGGTGAATGGCAGCAAGGTGGGCCCCGACGGCACGCCCTACGTCACTGTGCTTAAG ACGGCGGGCGCTAACACCACCGACAAAGAGCTAGAGGTTCTGTCCTTGCGCAATGTTACCTTTGAGGACGCCGGGGAGTACACCTGCCTGGCTGGCAATTCTATCGGGTTTTCCCATCACTCTGCGTGGCTGGCGGTGCTGCCAG CCGAGGAGGAGCTGGCAGAAGCCGGCGAGGCCAGCAGCGTGTACACGGGTGTTCTCAGCTACGGGGCGGGCTTCTTCCTGTTCATCCTGGTGGTGGCGGCCGTGACACTCTGCCGCCTACGCAGCCCCCCCAAGAAGGGCCTGGGCTCTCCCACTGTGCACAAGATCTCTCGCTTCCCGCTCAAGCGACAG CAGGTGTCCTTGGAGTCCAACTCGTCCATGAACTCCAACACCCCGCTGGTCCGCATCGCTCGGTTGTCTTCAGGAGAGGGGCCCACATTGGCTGACGTCTCTGAGCTTGAGCTGCCAGCTGACCCCAAGTGGGAGCTGCCCCGGGCCCG GCTGACCCTGGGCAAGCCTCTCGGGGAGGGCTGCTTTGGCCAGGTGGTCATGGCGGAGGCCATTGGCATTGACAAGGACCGGGCTGCCAAGCCTGTCACTGTGGCCGTGAAGATGCTGAAAG ACAATGCCACCGACAAGGACCTGTCCGACCTGGTGTCGGAGATGGAGATGATGAAGATGATCGGCACACACAAGAACATCATCAACCTGCTGGGCGCCTGCACGCAGGGTG GGCCCCTGTACGTGCTGGTAGAGTACGCTGCCAAGGGCAACCTGCGTGAGTACCTACGGGCGCGGCGGCCCCCGGGCATGGACTACTCCTTCGACACCTGCAAGCTGCCTGAGGAGCAGCTCACCTTCAAGGACCTGGTGTCCTGTGCCTACCAGGTGGCCCGGGGCATGGAGTACCTGGCCTCGCAGAAG tgcatCCATAGGGACCTGGCTGCCCGCAATGTGCTCGTGACTGAGGACAATGTGATGAAGATCGCAGACTTTGGCCTGGCCCGAGATGTACACAACCTCGACTACTACAAGAAGACCACCAAC ggCCGGCTGCCCGTGAAGTGGATGGCGCCTGAGGCCCTGTTTGACCGAGTCTACACCCACCAGAGTGACGT CTGGTCCTTCGGGGTCCTGCTCTGGGAGATCTTCACGCTGGGGGGCTCACCATACCCTGGCATCCCCGTGGAGGAGCTCTTTAAACTGCTGAAGGAGGGCCACCGAATGGACAAGCCGGCCAACTGCACACACGACCT GTACATGGTCATGCGGGAGTGCTGGCACGCCGCGCCCTCCCAGAGGCCCACCTTCAAGCAGCTGGTGGAAGACCTGGACCGCATCCTCACCGTGACATCCACCGAC GAGTACCTGGACCTGTCAGTGCCCTTTGAGCAGTACTCTCCGGGCGGCCAGGACAcccccagctccagctcctctGGGGACGACTCCGTGTTTGCCCACGATCTGCTGCCCCCGGCCCCGTCCAGCAGCGGGGGCCAGAGGACATGA
- the FGFR3 gene encoding fibroblast growth factor receptor 3 isoform X4, producing MGVPARALALCVAVAVVAGVASESPGTEQRVAGRAADVLGPDSGQQEQLVFSSGDIVELSCHPPGGGPMGPTVWVKDGTGLVPSERILVGPRRLQVLNASHEDTGAYSCWQRLTQRLLCHFSVRVTDAPSSGDDEDSEDEAEDAGAPYWTRPERMDKKLLAVPAANTVRFRCPAAGNPTPSISWLKNGKEFRGEHRIGGIKLRHQQWSLVMESVVPSDRGNYTCVVENKFGSLRQTYTLDVLERSPHRPILQAGLPANQTAVLGSDVEFHCKVYSDAQPHIQWLKHVEVNGSKVGPDGTPYVTVLKTAGANTTDKELEVLSLRNVTFEDAGEYTCLAGNSIGFSHHSAWLAVLPAEEELAEAGEASSVYTGVLSYGAGFFLFILVVAAVTLCRLRSPPKKGLGSPTVHKISRFPLKRQVSLESNSSMNSNTPLVRIARLSSGEGPTLADVSELELPADPKWELPRARLTLGKPLGEGCFGQVVMAEAIGIDKDRAAKPVTVAVKMLKDNATDKDLSDLVSEMEMMKMIGTHKNIINLLGACTQGGPLYVLVEYAAKGNLREYLRARRPPGMDYSFDTCKLPEEQLTFKDLVSCAYQVARGMEYLASQKCIHRDLAARNVLVTEDNVMKIADFGLARDVHNLDYYKKTTNGRLPVKWMAPEALFDRVYTHQSDVWSFGVLLWEIFTLGGSPYPGIPVEELFKLLKEGHRMDKPANCTHDLYMVMRECWHAAPSQRPTFKQLVEDLDRILTVTSTDEYLDLSVPFEQYSPGGQDTPSSSSSGDDSVFAHDLLPPAPSSSGGQRT from the exons ATGGGCGTCCCGGCCCGCGCCCTCGCGCTCTGCGTGGCCGTGGCCGTCGTGGCCGGCGTCGCCTCAGAGTCCCCGGGCACGGAGCAGCGCGTCGCGGGGAGAGCGGCAG ATGTCCTAGGGCCTGATTCCGGCCAGCAGGAGCAGTTGGTGTTCAGCAGCGGGGACATTGTGGAGCTGAGCTGCCACCCACCCGGAGGTGGTCCCATGGGGCCCACTGTCTGGGTGAAGGACGGCACAGGGCTGGTGCCCTCAGAGCGCATCCTGGTGGGGCCCCGGCGGCTGCAGGTGCTAAATGCCTCCCATGAGGACACAGGGGCCTACAGCTGCTGGCAGAGGCTCACCCAGCGCCTGCTCTGCCACTTCAGTGTGCGTGTGACAG ATGCTCCGTCCTCAGGAGATGATGAAGATAGTGAGGACGAGGCTGAAGATGCAG GGGCCCCTTACTGGACTCGGCCTGAGCGGATGGACAAGAAGCTACTGGCTGTGCCGGCCGCCAACACTGTTCGCTTCCGCTGCCCGGCCGCCGGCAACCCCACTCCATCCATCTCCTGGCTGAAGAATGGCAAGGAGTTCCGAGGCGAGCATCGCATTGGGGGCATCAAG CTGCGGCACCAGCAGTGGAGCCTGGTCATGGAGAGCGTGGTGCCCTCGGACCGCGGCAACTACACGTGCGTGGTGGAGAACAAGTTCGGCAGCCTGCGCCAGACGTACACGCTGGACGTGCTGG AGCGCTCCCCGCACCGCCCCATCCTGCAGGCGGGGCTGCCGGCCAACCAGACGGCAGTGCTGGGCAGCGACGTGGAGTTCCACTGCAAGGTGTACAGTGATGCGCAGCCCCACATCCAGTGGCTCAAGCATGTGGAGGTGAATGGCAGCAAGGTGGGCCCCGACGGCACGCCCTACGTCACTGTGCTTAAG ACGGCGGGCGCTAACACCACCGACAAAGAGCTAGAGGTTCTGTCCTTGCGCAATGTTACCTTTGAGGACGCCGGGGAGTACACCTGCCTGGCTGGCAATTCTATCGGGTTTTCCCATCACTCTGCGTGGCTGGCGGTGCTGCCAG CCGAGGAGGAGCTGGCAGAAGCCGGCGAGGCCAGCAGCGTGTACACGGGTGTTCTCAGCTACGGGGCGGGCTTCTTCCTGTTCATCCTGGTGGTGGCGGCCGTGACACTCTGCCGCCTACGCAGCCCCCCCAAGAAGGGCCTGGGCTCTCCCACTGTGCACAAGATCTCTCGCTTCCCGCTCAAGCGACAG GTGTCCTTGGAGTCCAACTCGTCCATGAACTCCAACACCCCGCTGGTCCGCATCGCTCGGTTGTCTTCAGGAGAGGGGCCCACATTGGCTGACGTCTCTGAGCTTGAGCTGCCAGCTGACCCCAAGTGGGAGCTGCCCCGGGCCCG GCTGACCCTGGGCAAGCCTCTCGGGGAGGGCTGCTTTGGCCAGGTGGTCATGGCGGAGGCCATTGGCATTGACAAGGACCGGGCTGCCAAGCCTGTCACTGTGGCCGTGAAGATGCTGAAAG ACAATGCCACCGACAAGGACCTGTCCGACCTGGTGTCGGAGATGGAGATGATGAAGATGATCGGCACACACAAGAACATCATCAACCTGCTGGGCGCCTGCACGCAGGGTG GGCCCCTGTACGTGCTGGTAGAGTACGCTGCCAAGGGCAACCTGCGTGAGTACCTACGGGCGCGGCGGCCCCCGGGCATGGACTACTCCTTCGACACCTGCAAGCTGCCTGAGGAGCAGCTCACCTTCAAGGACCTGGTGTCCTGTGCCTACCAGGTGGCCCGGGGCATGGAGTACCTGGCCTCGCAGAAG tgcatCCATAGGGACCTGGCTGCCCGCAATGTGCTCGTGACTGAGGACAATGTGATGAAGATCGCAGACTTTGGCCTGGCCCGAGATGTACACAACCTCGACTACTACAAGAAGACCACCAAC ggCCGGCTGCCCGTGAAGTGGATGGCGCCTGAGGCCCTGTTTGACCGAGTCTACACCCACCAGAGTGACGT CTGGTCCTTCGGGGTCCTGCTCTGGGAGATCTTCACGCTGGGGGGCTCACCATACCCTGGCATCCCCGTGGAGGAGCTCTTTAAACTGCTGAAGGAGGGCCACCGAATGGACAAGCCGGCCAACTGCACACACGACCT GTACATGGTCATGCGGGAGTGCTGGCACGCCGCGCCCTCCCAGAGGCCCACCTTCAAGCAGCTGGTGGAAGACCTGGACCGCATCCTCACCGTGACATCCACCGAC GAGTACCTGGACCTGTCAGTGCCCTTTGAGCAGTACTCTCCGGGCGGCCAGGACAcccccagctccagctcctctGGGGACGACTCCGTGTTTGCCCACGATCTGCTGCCCCCGGCCCCGTCCAGCAGCGGGGGCCAGAGGACATGA